A single Actinomadura algeriensis DNA region contains:
- a CDS encoding very short patch repair endonuclease, whose amino-acid sequence MRPLRIGSEQISNCTSRKIEIQEQQTIGFPGSLGRDVNCWRMAHVSPLPDYSAGEPVSEPTTGGLGSRRPVARSRDGWVPTSKGAHLRGRRTRNTKPEVELRRAVHRLGLRYRLHKRLAGNCTPDFVLPRWRLAVFVDGCFWHGCPKHSPERFKGPNAARWEAKLAANRARDERNNALLLEAGWRVLRVWECEIKTDVHDVAQRVASEARTPEPPQGDRQ is encoded by the coding sequence ATGCGGCCACTCCGGATCGGCTCCGAACAGATCTCCAACTGCACAAGCCGAAAGATTGAGATACAAGAGCAGCAGACGATCGGTTTCCCTGGGAGCCTCGGAAGGGACGTCAATTGTTGGAGGATGGCTCACGTGTCGCCGCTTCCAGACTATAGTGCCGGTGAGCCCGTATCCGAGCCGACCACGGGCGGGCTCGGCTCACGTCGGCCGGTGGCTCGGTCGAGGGACGGGTGGGTACCCACAAGCAAAGGCGCCCATCTGCGGGGACGCCGTACACGCAACACAAAGCCCGAAGTGGAGTTGCGGCGGGCCGTCCACAGACTCGGGCTCAGATACCGACTCCACAAGAGGCTGGCCGGAAACTGCACTCCGGACTTCGTTCTACCGCGGTGGCGGTTGGCTGTTTTCGTGGACGGCTGCTTCTGGCACGGTTGCCCGAAGCACTCACCCGAGAGGTTCAAGGGCCCCAATGCCGCGCGGTGGGAGGCCAAGTTGGCCGCCAACCGCGCCAGGGATGAGCGCAACAACGCTCTGCTGCTGGAGGCGGGATGGCGCGTTCTCCGCGTCTGGGAGTGCGAGATCAAGACGGATGTGCACGACGTTGCACAAAGGGTGGCTTCAGAAGCACGAACTCCAGAACCGCCTCAAGGTGACCGTCAGTAG
- a CDS encoding BTAD domain-containing putative transcriptional regulator, with amino-acid sequence MTTAPRNRGTEILRGLGALLLFGVLLIGFPIGLHTVAGSPVPDRLPTWDELTATLMSPDTDQHLFLGAVRLLGWTAWLAFVLATCIETIGHLAGRPTPSLPRPARPLQLLVRDMVATATLVFSATAALTTSASAAHTITAAAPQASTTEGVEQTADASVVNGRKPLVGNAAPMGERPDAPGRETYTVQQDDTLWGIADDTYGSGHLYPEIFKASRPLDQPPGIPALTDPEKLYPGQRLRLPEIQTDAKATEEPNRSTLPEPADTPNTPRPSQERDSSGTPPTSTEPTGHSTTAPSSPVPRHAEPSPDRPSTPTPRPAHETDDSFAITLRSGSYIGFGLATALSIALAATRLHRRRRHAAPGSSDPTAVPAPDPATSKPVAEARKAHLDTYADRDVPIPSDAELVAQDIATPVPEHITLGTRAGRPVILPLAGLSLGLAGDAAPATARAVATELLAKSHRDRVELLIPRPDAEELYPTSDITAHTPPGLTITPTLNAALTHLETEILRRARLLETTDQPDLTSLRATDPAEPLPVLLLIGSVTEQAAPTLQAILGLGRRYGIGALILGPWPTGTTVHLNTDATVHHAIGTNAGTLTGARLFNLTTADADAMLQTLHTATGADPAAPPSQTNDTHTAAATPEPASRPEPDFVPPPRPTSEERPRPARLQVLGPVTLYTADGPVTTGLRRSARDLLAYLALHPNGITRDQGVGALWPDHNPDTATTQFNTAISNIRKVLRTATDLREPMFVLHTTGRYRLDPHLIDVDLWNLTTILNTAKHAITDTDRITALTPVADLYTADFADNLTHDWAEAHREYLRRTATDALTHLAQFQRDDHPDRALATLEQAIHLDPYAEPLYRTIMQLQLDLGHPDAAHRTYRLLTTRLADLDTEPNDQTHQLLNELQHRRAN; translated from the coding sequence ATGACCACCGCACCACGCAACCGCGGCACCGAGATACTGCGCGGCCTGGGGGCACTGCTCCTGTTCGGCGTCCTCCTCATCGGATTCCCGATCGGCCTGCACACCGTCGCCGGATCACCCGTCCCGGACCGGCTGCCGACCTGGGACGAACTCACCGCGACGCTGATGAGCCCCGACACCGACCAGCACCTGTTCCTCGGCGCCGTCCGCCTCCTGGGCTGGACGGCCTGGCTCGCGTTCGTCCTCGCCACCTGCATCGAAACGATCGGCCACCTCGCCGGACGCCCCACGCCGTCTCTGCCGCGCCCTGCCCGGCCGCTGCAGTTGCTCGTCCGGGACATGGTCGCGACCGCCACACTGGTCTTCAGCGCGACCGCCGCCCTCACCACGTCGGCGTCCGCCGCCCACACGATCACCGCCGCCGCACCGCAGGCATCCACTACCGAGGGCGTCGAGCAGACCGCAGATGCATCCGTCGTCAATGGACGGAAGCCGCTCGTCGGCAACGCGGCCCCGATGGGCGAACGGCCCGACGCTCCGGGCCGGGAGACGTACACGGTCCAGCAGGACGACACCCTCTGGGGCATCGCCGACGACACCTATGGCTCAGGCCACCTCTATCCCGAGATCTTCAAAGCCAGTCGTCCCCTCGACCAGCCTCCTGGCATCCCGGCCCTCACCGACCCCGAAAAGCTGTACCCCGGCCAGCGTCTCCGCCTCCCCGAAATCCAGACAGACGCCAAAGCCACGGAGGAACCCAACCGGTCAACGCTGCCCGAGCCCGCTGACACCCCGAACACTCCACGCCCGTCGCAGGAACGCGACAGCTCCGGAACGCCACCAACCTCAACGGAACCGACCGGTCACTCCACGACCGCGCCGTCCTCCCCCGTCCCGAGGCACGCCGAGCCGTCACCAGACCGGCCGTCCACACCGACACCGCGCCCGGCACACGAGACGGACGACTCCTTCGCCATCACGCTGCGATCGGGCTCGTACATCGGCTTCGGCCTCGCAACCGCACTTAGCATCGCCCTGGCCGCCACCCGCCTGCATCGACGCCGACGCCACGCCGCCCCTGGCAGCAGCGACCCCACAGCCGTGCCCGCACCGGATCCAGCAACGTCCAAGCCGGTCGCCGAGGCCCGCAAAGCCCACCTGGACACCTACGCCGACCGCGACGTTCCCATCCCGTCCGACGCCGAACTCGTCGCCCAGGACATCGCCACGCCGGTCCCCGAACACATCACGCTGGGCACCCGCGCCGGTCGTCCGGTCATCCTGCCTCTCGCCGGGCTCAGCCTGGGCTTGGCCGGCGACGCCGCACCCGCCACCGCCCGCGCCGTGGCCACCGAACTCCTCGCCAAGAGCCACCGCGACCGCGTCGAACTCCTCATCCCCCGCCCCGACGCAGAAGAGCTCTATCCCACCAGCGACATTACCGCCCACACCCCGCCCGGGCTGACGATCACACCAACCCTGAACGCCGCCCTCACCCACCTCGAAACCGAGATCCTCCGCCGCGCCCGCCTGCTGGAAACCACCGACCAGCCCGACCTGACCTCCCTACGCGCCACCGACCCCGCCGAACCACTCCCCGTCCTCCTCCTCATCGGCTCGGTAACCGAGCAGGCCGCCCCCACCCTGCAGGCGATTCTCGGCCTGGGGCGCCGCTACGGCATCGGCGCGCTCATCCTCGGCCCTTGGCCCACCGGCACCACCGTGCACCTCAATACCGACGCCACCGTCCACCACGCCATCGGAACCAACGCCGGCACGCTCACAGGCGCACGCCTGTTCAACCTCACCACCGCCGACGCCGACGCCATGCTCCAAACCCTCCACACCGCGACCGGCGCCGACCCCGCCGCGCCGCCGTCCCAAACCAATGACACCCACACCGCGGCAGCCACCCCCGAACCCGCTTCGCGTCCCGAGCCGGACTTCGTCCCGCCGCCCCGCCCCACCAGCGAAGAACGGCCGCGACCCGCCCGGCTACAGGTACTCGGCCCGGTCACCCTTTACACCGCGGACGGCCCCGTCACCACCGGCCTGCGCCGCAGCGCCCGCGACCTACTCGCCTACCTCGCCCTGCACCCCAACGGCATCACCCGCGACCAAGGAGTCGGCGCCCTCTGGCCCGACCACAACCCCGACACCGCCACCACCCAGTTCAACACCGCCATCAGCAACATCCGCAAAGTCCTGCGCACCGCCACCGACCTCCGCGAACCCATGTTCGTCCTCCACACCACCGGCCGCTACCGCCTCGACCCCCACCTCATCGACGTCGACCTATGGAACCTCACCACCATCCTCAACACCGCCAAACACGCCATCACCGACACCGACCGCATCACCGCACTCACCCCCGTCGCCGACCTCTACACCGCCGACTTCGCCGACAACCTCACCCACGACTGGGCCGAAGCCCACCGCGAATACCTCCGCCGCACCGCCACCGACGCCCTCACCCACCTCGCCCAATTCCAACGCGACGACCACCCCGACCGCGCCCTCGCCACCCTCGAACAAGCCATCCACCTCGACCCCTACGCCGAACCCCTCTACCGCACGATCATGCAACTCCAACTCGACCTCGGCCACCCCGACGCCGCCCACCGCACCTACCGCCTCCTAACCACCCGCCTCGCCGACCTCGACACCGAACCCAACGACCAAACCCACCAACTCTTGAACGAGCTCCAACACCGGCGTGCCAACTGA
- a CDS encoding type II secretion system F family protein has product MTALAALAGCLGALGIVLIVRELRPAPPRLDAALARIQPTPLPSAMPVAEAASGSDRLGRWLAEHLARPVGMLAVPRADLALLGRTVERFMLDKLALFLTGLATPALFAALVTLTGGSPSWALPVLVGLGLAVVLAMVPDYNVRSTARARRRDFRYAFTSYLQLVVLEREAGAALNAALEEPAKITDGWPFQRVHQALSRARHAQQQPWRALADLGEEINVPDLVDLAHTAQIAGGEGAKMHDVLVAKIGSMRHEASAAARSEANSRTTAMWVPTSLLMLGFVILIGFPFFSKLLGAG; this is encoded by the coding sequence GTGACCGCCTTGGCCGCGCTGGCCGGATGCTTGGGCGCGCTCGGCATCGTCCTCATCGTCCGCGAGCTGCGACCCGCGCCGCCCCGGTTGGACGCCGCTCTGGCACGGATCCAGCCCACGCCGCTGCCGTCGGCGATGCCTGTGGCGGAGGCGGCGAGCGGTAGTGACCGCCTCGGCCGGTGGCTGGCCGAACACCTAGCGCGGCCAGTGGGGATGCTCGCCGTCCCGCGCGCCGACCTGGCCCTGCTGGGACGAACCGTGGAGCGGTTCATGCTCGACAAGCTCGCCCTCTTCCTCACCGGCCTGGCCACCCCCGCGTTGTTCGCCGCGCTCGTCACGCTCACCGGGGGCTCGCCGTCCTGGGCGTTGCCGGTGCTGGTCGGGCTGGGGCTGGCCGTGGTGCTGGCGATGGTCCCGGACTACAACGTCCGCTCGACCGCACGGGCCCGGCGCCGCGACTTCCGCTACGCCTTCACCTCCTACCTCCAGCTGGTCGTGCTGGAACGCGAGGCCGGCGCCGCGCTGAACGCCGCGCTGGAGGAACCGGCGAAGATCACCGACGGGTGGCCGTTCCAGCGCGTCCACCAGGCCCTGTCCCGCGCCCGGCACGCCCAGCAACAGCCCTGGCGGGCGCTGGCGGACCTGGGCGAGGAGATCAACGTGCCCGACCTGGTCGACCTCGCCCACACCGCGCAGATCGCCGGGGGCGAGGGCGCCAAGATGCACGACGTCCTGGTCGCCAAGATCGGCTCGATGCGGCACGAGGCCTCGGCCGCCGCTCGTTCCGAGGCGAACTCGCGCACCACCGCGATGTGGGTACCGACCTCGCTGCTCATGCTCGGCTTCGTGATCCTCATCGGCTTCCCGTTCTTCTCCAAGCTCCTGGGAGCCGGCTGA
- a CDS encoding pilus assembly protein TadG-related protein — protein MRQHHPRSRSDEGSISIFAVIITLVVVVFFGAVVDFERKLEARQDATTAAQEAARAGAGRVDLHRAYTDGEFVVDRDAAIAAARHHLQTGGYTGTVTAVSTHTIRVQVTITEPALFLPVIGISHLQAEAAATANLTTGVQGPHRP, from the coding sequence ATGAGACAGCATCACCCGCGATCGCGTTCGGACGAGGGCAGCATCAGCATCTTCGCCGTCATCATCACCCTCGTCGTCGTGGTGTTCTTCGGCGCCGTCGTCGACTTCGAACGCAAGCTCGAAGCCCGCCAAGACGCCACCACCGCCGCCCAGGAAGCCGCCCGCGCCGGCGCCGGACGCGTCGACCTGCACCGCGCCTACACCGATGGCGAGTTCGTCGTGGACCGCGACGCCGCCATCGCCGCCGCCCGCCACCACCTCCAGACCGGCGGCTACACCGGCACCGTCACCGCCGTCAGCACCCACACCATCCGCGTCCAGGTCACCATCACCGAACCCGCGCTGTTCCTCCCGGTCATCGGCATCTCCCATCTGCAGGCTGAGGCCGCAGCCACCGCGAACCTGACCACCGGAGTACAAGGACCACACCGGCCATGA
- a CDS encoding CpaF family protein: MREVSSQLADVLTDDVDRARAWHLIEAQVQVWAHEQMSVGRTVQVEVQRQVARLVFDRRFGLGPLQPFLDSADVENIVVNGCRETWVTYTSGVKEAGPAVAETDEDLIEWVQLLARRGNTGREFSHASPLLDVALPGGVRLAVVGWVSRRPHLAIRVHRLVDITLEQLTDRGTLSPPLREFLSAAVRARRNIIVCGEVNTGKTTLVRALAGEVPATERLITLESDFELFLDDPSLAHRHPDVVAMEARQANAEGAGEVRLQDLVPACLRLNPDRVIVGEARHGELASMLEVMYSGARGSMCTLHVHRPEHVFNRVVQLGRRADLGLSAEDLHLMFGLAEPLVVYLQRDKVSNDRFISQVMEVGPPSDSAEPTRNHIFVPGEDGRATSACGHVSAALLDELTACGFDPDLLAGVPAVVGGGWA; the protein is encoded by the coding sequence GTGCGCGAGGTGTCGTCGCAGCTCGCGGACGTCCTGACCGACGACGTGGACCGGGCGCGCGCGTGGCATCTGATCGAGGCGCAGGTGCAGGTGTGGGCGCACGAGCAGATGTCGGTGGGGCGGACGGTTCAGGTCGAGGTGCAGCGGCAGGTGGCGCGGCTGGTGTTCGATCGCCGGTTCGGGCTCGGGCCGTTGCAGCCGTTCCTGGACAGCGCGGACGTGGAAAACATCGTCGTCAACGGCTGCCGCGAAACGTGGGTGACCTACACCAGCGGGGTGAAGGAAGCGGGTCCCGCCGTCGCAGAAACCGACGAGGATCTCATCGAATGGGTGCAGTTGCTCGCGCGGCGCGGCAACACCGGCCGGGAGTTCTCGCACGCGTCCCCGCTACTGGACGTTGCCCTGCCGGGCGGGGTGCGGCTGGCGGTCGTGGGGTGGGTTTCGCGGCGTCCGCATCTGGCGATCCGGGTTCACCGTCTGGTCGACATCACGCTGGAGCAGCTCACCGACCGCGGAACCCTGTCGCCGCCGCTGCGGGAGTTCTTGTCGGCGGCGGTGCGGGCGCGTCGAAACATCATCGTGTGCGGGGAGGTCAACACCGGCAAGACCACGTTGGTGCGGGCGCTCGCGGGTGAAGTTCCCGCGACCGAGCGGCTGATCACGCTGGAGAGCGACTTCGAGCTGTTCCTGGACGACCCGTCCCTGGCGCATCGGCACCCGGACGTGGTCGCGATGGAGGCGCGCCAGGCCAACGCCGAAGGTGCGGGCGAGGTGCGATTGCAGGATCTGGTGCCGGCGTGCCTGCGTCTGAACCCCGATCGGGTGATCGTGGGCGAGGCACGGCACGGCGAGCTCGCATCGATGCTGGAGGTCATGTACTCCGGAGCACGCGGCTCGATGTGCACTCTGCACGTCCACCGTCCCGAGCACGTGTTCAACCGCGTGGTACAGCTCGGCCGCCGCGCCGACCTCGGACTGTCGGCCGAAGACCTGCATCTGATGTTCGGCCTGGCAGAGCCATTGGTGGTGTATCTGCAGCGAGACAAGGTCAGCAACGACCGATTCATCTCCCAGGTGATGGAAGTCGGTCCCCCCTCCGATTCAGCCGAGCCGACCCGCAACCACATCTTCGTCCCCGGCGAGGACGGCCGCGCCACGTCGGCGTGCGGACACGTCAGCGCCGCACTACTGGACGAGTTGACCGCTTGCGGTTTCGACCCCGACCTGCTGGCCGGTGTCCCTGCGGTGGTAGGTGGTGGTTGGGCATGA
- a CDS encoding TadE/TadG family type IV pilus assembly protein: protein MTGLIGTRIERMRRAGDVGNAVVEVAVLAPLFVLFLVGLLVAMRIQHGSATVAQAAADAARQASIARTAAHAQDAATSSALATLRNRGLHCEPTVRLDLTGFARPVGEPATVSAHITCEIDLADLALPGMPGSRTVTKTHRSPIDPYRGR from the coding sequence ATGACCGGCCTCATCGGCACCCGCATCGAGCGGATGCGGCGGGCGGGGGACGTGGGCAACGCGGTCGTCGAAGTCGCCGTCCTCGCGCCGCTGTTCGTCCTGTTCCTGGTCGGCCTGCTGGTCGCGATGCGGATCCAGCACGGCAGCGCCACCGTCGCCCAGGCCGCCGCCGACGCCGCCCGCCAGGCGTCCATCGCCCGCACCGCCGCGCACGCCCAAGACGCGGCGACGTCCAGTGCCCTGGCCACCCTGCGCAACCGCGGCCTGCACTGCGAGCCGACCGTGCGGCTCGACCTGACCGGCTTCGCCCGGCCGGTCGGCGAACCGGCCACCGTGTCCGCGCACATCACCTGCGAGATCGACCTGGCCGACCTCGCGCTCCCCGGGATGCCGGGCTCCCGCACCGTCACCAAGACCCACCGCTCCCCCATCGACCCCTACCGAGGCCGGTGA
- a CDS encoding pilus assembly protein — protein sequence MTPRPTMSTSWWRRDAGSASVAIAIVFPAVGLLFLALAQAVVVSVARDVALAAAEEGLRTARAHHGTAAQGRTAALAFARAEPVLQAPDTTVTGQNTIVVQVSGYAPSLLPGVRIDVTRTARGARERFTVPGQP from the coding sequence ATGACCCCGCGCCCAACGATGTCCACCTCGTGGTGGCGGCGGGACGCCGGATCGGCGTCCGTCGCCATCGCGATCGTGTTCCCCGCCGTCGGCCTGCTGTTCCTCGCGCTGGCCCAAGCGGTGGTGGTGTCGGTCGCCCGCGACGTCGCGCTCGCCGCCGCCGAGGAAGGACTGCGCACCGCCCGCGCCCACCACGGCACCGCCGCACAGGGACGCACGGCCGCGCTGGCGTTCGCGCGCGCCGAGCCCGTCCTGCAGGCGCCCGACACCACCGTGACCGGTCAGAACACCATCGTCGTCCAGGTGAGCGGGTACGCGCCGTCGCTGCTGCCGGGCGTCCGCATCGACGTCACCCGCACCGCGCGCGGCGCCCGCGAGCGCTTCACCGTCCCCGGGCAGCCATGA
- a CDS encoding DNA cytosine methyltransferase — MSYYGVKLQRSDVLRLPEHPERSTEETFEAWCRRRVDAGERLAVDLFSGAGGLSLGLEQAGWTVAASVDFDRRALETHRANFPGLALNVDLGDLDARQQLVALLKKAEIDLVAGGPPCQPFSRAGRSKIRSLVDAGVRDELDLRKELWRSYLEVVMEVRPRAVLMENVPDMALGDDFRSVRCIVDRLEGAGYHTQVNLVDAWKYGVPQHRKRLIVLARRDGDKFLWPAPSEPVHLRQAIEDLPVLPVEPEDHPVGDRRLPYRAEGDVSQFARDMRRHVDEPDVVYDHMTRPVRKDDLEIFGLMTHDMLYSEVPARLRRYRADQFDDKYKRLNWDAYSRSITAHIAKDGYWYIHPAQPRTLTVREAARIQTFPDSFRFAGTRSDAFRQIGNAVPPRLGYAAASALLPTGDSAPAENRWLELHKSLSRWADDQRKGRAWYLYPGEHVDQAVALVVALLGPARVESRGMVAALEKLRGRVKLVRKDLDALYAAASNDPRVQERLSRVEDLTTLRKIWDDSVELIATLKLKPVEKTLFMLLMREDVILPSQGPLRVAARVNGSTSDKQNRLTEGRVEIARLIGGGDEAPKRMAALRHLSVVNCLPGDAPFCATCPLRRWCRFAEVNRDRTRLY, encoded by the coding sequence GTGTCGTACTACGGAGTGAAGCTGCAGCGCAGCGACGTACTCCGGCTCCCGGAACATCCCGAACGGAGTACCGAGGAGACCTTCGAGGCATGGTGCCGCCGCCGCGTCGACGCCGGTGAACGACTCGCCGTTGATCTTTTCTCGGGAGCGGGGGGACTGAGCCTCGGTCTGGAGCAGGCCGGCTGGACCGTGGCAGCCTCGGTGGACTTCGACCGACGGGCGCTGGAGACGCACCGCGCAAACTTCCCCGGGCTGGCGCTCAACGTCGACTTGGGCGACCTCGACGCACGTCAGCAACTCGTCGCCCTGTTGAAGAAAGCAGAGATCGACCTAGTCGCCGGCGGTCCCCCGTGCCAGCCGTTCAGCCGGGCCGGGCGCAGCAAGATCCGTAGCCTGGTCGACGCGGGAGTACGTGACGAGCTTGACCTGCGCAAGGAGCTGTGGCGCTCCTACCTTGAGGTCGTCATGGAGGTGCGGCCCCGGGCGGTCCTGATGGAGAACGTCCCCGACATGGCGCTGGGCGACGACTTCCGATCAGTGCGGTGCATCGTCGACAGACTCGAGGGGGCCGGCTACCACACGCAGGTCAATCTGGTGGACGCGTGGAAGTACGGCGTCCCCCAGCACCGCAAGCGCCTCATCGTGCTCGCGCGACGTGACGGTGACAAGTTTCTCTGGCCCGCACCTTCCGAACCGGTACACCTCCGCCAGGCCATTGAGGATCTCCCTGTCCTGCCGGTCGAGCCGGAGGACCACCCTGTGGGCGACCGCCGGCTACCTTACCGGGCAGAGGGCGACGTGTCGCAGTTCGCACGCGACATGCGCAGGCATGTTGACGAACCGGACGTGGTCTACGATCACATGACGAGGCCCGTGCGTAAGGATGACCTCGAAATCTTCGGGCTCATGACGCACGACATGTTGTACTCGGAAGTCCCCGCACGCCTACGCCGCTACCGGGCCGACCAGTTCGATGACAAGTACAAGCGTCTCAACTGGGACGCCTACAGCCGCTCCATCACGGCACACATCGCCAAAGACGGGTACTGGTACATTCACCCGGCTCAACCCCGGACCCTGACGGTCCGCGAAGCAGCTCGCATCCAGACCTTCCCCGACAGCTTCCGTTTCGCCGGCACGCGAAGCGATGCCTTCCGGCAGATCGGTAACGCGGTCCCTCCTCGTCTCGGTTACGCCGCCGCCTCGGCCCTGCTGCCCACCGGTGACAGCGCTCCTGCGGAGAACCGGTGGCTGGAACTCCACAAGAGCCTTTCCAGGTGGGCCGACGACCAGCGCAAGGGACGTGCCTGGTACCTGTACCCGGGCGAGCACGTCGACCAGGCGGTCGCGCTTGTTGTTGCGCTTCTCGGCCCCGCCCGTGTCGAGTCACGAGGAATGGTCGCGGCTCTCGAGAAGCTGCGCGGCCGGGTGAAGCTGGTCAGGAAGGACCTCGACGCTCTCTACGCGGCTGCATCGAACGACCCTCGGGTGCAGGAGCGGCTGTCCAGGGTCGAGGACCTGACCACCCTGCGCAAGATCTGGGATGACAGCGTCGAGCTGATCGCCACGCTCAAACTGAAGCCGGTCGAGAAGACCTTGTTCATGCTGCTGATGAGGGAGGACGTCATCCTGCCCTCGCAGGGCCCGCTACGTGTCGCGGCGCGGGTGAACGGCAGCACCTCCGACAAGCAGAACCGCCTCACCGAGGGCCGCGTCGAGATCGCCCGGCTGATCGGTGGGGGCGACGAGGCACCGAAGCGGATGGCCGCACTCCGTCACCTGTCGGTTGTGAACTGCCTGCCGGGTGATGCACCGTTCTGTGCGACGTGCCCACTGCGACGGTGGTGTCGTTTCGCCGAAGTGAACCGCGACAGGACGAGGCTCTACTGA
- a CDS encoding SAF domain-containing protein gives MLLAFAVLTNVYLFRSSSERVAVLRLARDVAAGHKLERADLAVARVAVDSGVPTVPERQLEDVVGRRAAIHLRGGTLVAASQLTSGRSPQQGQALVTVPLKAGEVPPRLGPGWRVRVVFTVGEQAPAAGTGAQGGQSVMPRDVEAVVDQVSVPDAQGTVSASLLVADADSSMVSRHAAAGLVVLVVTERRG, from the coding sequence ATGCTGCTGGCGTTCGCCGTGCTGACGAACGTGTATCTGTTCCGTTCGTCCAGCGAGCGGGTAGCGGTCCTGCGGCTGGCCCGCGATGTGGCGGCGGGGCACAAGCTAGAGCGAGCCGACTTGGCCGTGGCCAGGGTGGCGGTGGACTCGGGTGTGCCGACGGTGCCGGAACGTCAACTTGAGGACGTCGTCGGCCGCCGCGCCGCGATCCACCTACGGGGAGGGACGCTGGTGGCGGCGTCGCAGCTCACGTCGGGGCGGAGCCCGCAGCAGGGACAGGCGCTGGTGACCGTTCCGTTGAAGGCGGGCGAGGTTCCGCCGAGGTTGGGGCCCGGCTGGCGGGTGCGAGTGGTCTTCACGGTGGGTGAACAAGCACCGGCTGCCGGAACCGGTGCACAAGGCGGCCAGTCGGTCATGCCGCGTGATGTCGAGGCGGTCGTCGATCAGGTGAGCGTCCCGGACGCTCAGGGGACCGTCAGCGCGTCGCTGCTGGTGGCCGATGCCGACAGCAGCATGGTGTCGCGGCACGCGGCGGCCGGGCTCGTCGTGCTGGTGGTCACGGAGAGGCGGGGCTGA
- a CDS encoding type II secretion system F family protein — protein sequence MTDLLVAFTGLCGAAGILTLTAGIRGSNPAARQSRPPSRLQMLVHSPAWPGRRNRLLASVGAGLAVLLLTGWPVAALAVATGAYALPPMLSGRAPQQRIVRLEALAQWSRRLAEMIGASRGLEQALADSLRVAPAAIRPQVGVLAGRLNNHAGTEQALRAFADDLDDPIGDLIACALILAARRRGPGTREALGLLADAVEHEVIVRRDVEAERASLRTTLIVIVASVGILSLLFATSQTLAVPYGTPLGQAVLAVVAGIYAAGLWWMRRLSVLSTGARFLHTRADVRAEVPR from the coding sequence ATGACCGACCTTCTCGTCGCGTTCACCGGCCTGTGCGGTGCCGCCGGGATCCTCACGCTCACCGCCGGAATCCGCGGCAGCAATCCGGCAGCAAGACAGAGCCGTCCGCCATCGCGGTTGCAGATGCTCGTGCACTCACCGGCATGGCCGGGGCGGCGAAACCGGCTGCTGGCCAGTGTCGGTGCCGGGCTGGCGGTTTTGCTGCTGACCGGGTGGCCGGTGGCCGCGCTCGCGGTCGCGACCGGTGCGTACGCGTTGCCGCCGATGCTGTCGGGACGTGCACCGCAGCAGCGGATCGTCCGACTGGAGGCGCTCGCGCAATGGTCGCGGCGGCTCGCAGAAATGATCGGCGCCAGCCGCGGCCTGGAGCAGGCCCTGGCCGACAGCCTCCGCGTCGCCCCTGCGGCGATTCGTCCGCAGGTGGGGGTGTTGGCGGGGCGGTTGAACAACCACGCCGGGACCGAGCAGGCGCTGCGGGCGTTCGCCGACGACCTCGACGACCCGATCGGCGACTTGATCGCGTGCGCGCTGATCCTGGCGGCCCGCCGTCGAGGCCCCGGGACCCGTGAGGCGCTCGGGCTGCTGGCCGACGCCGTTGAGCACGAGGTCATCGTCCGCCGTGACGTCGAGGCCGAGCGGGCGAGCCTGCGTACGACGTTGATCGTGATCGTGGCGTCCGTCGGGATCCTGAGCCTGCTGTTCGCGACCTCGCAGACGCTCGCCGTCCCCTACGGCACCCCGCTCGGGCAGGCCGTGCTCGCGGTCGTGGCCGGGATCTATGCGGCGGGGTTGTGGTGGATGCGGCGGCTGTCGGTCCTGTCGACCGGCGCCCGCTTCCTCCACACCCGCGCGGACGTCCGGGCGGAGGTGCCGCGGTGA